In Manis pentadactyla isolate mManPen7 chromosome 8, mManPen7.hap1, whole genome shotgun sequence, the following are encoded in one genomic region:
- the LOC118919022 gene encoding cytochrome c oxidase assembly protein COX15 homolog isoform X3, which yields MVDWHLIKEMKPPSSQEEWEAEFQKYQQFPEFKILNHNMTLAEFKFIWYMEYSHRMWGRLVGLAYILPAAYFWRKGWLSRSMKGRVLALCGLVCFQGLLGWYMVKSGLEEKPDSHDIPRVSQYRLAAHLGSALVLYCGSLWTSLSLLLPQHKLPETRQLLQLRQFAHGTAGLVFLTALSGAFVAGLDAGLVYNSFPKMGESWIPDDLFTFSPILRNVFENPTMVQFDHRILGITSVTAITVLYFLSRRVPLPRRTRVAVGTLLALAYTQAGLGISTLLMYVPTPLAATHQSGSLALLSVALWLMNELRRVPR from the exons ATGGTAGATTGGCATTTAATAAAAGAGATGAAGCCACCTTCAAGCCAAGAGGAATGGGAAGCAGAATTCCAAAAATACCAGCAATTTCCAGAATTTAAAAT CTTGAATCATAATATGACATTGGCAGAATTCAAGTTCATCTGGTACATGGAGTACTCACACCGAATGTGGGGTCGCCTTGTAGGCCTTGCATACATCCTGCCTGCTGCCTACTTTTGGAGGAAGGGCTGGCTCAGCCGCAGCATGAAAGGACGTGTTCTTGCCCTCTGTGGTTTAGTGTGCTTCCAG GGTCTGTTGGGATGGTATATGGTGAAAAGCGGATTAGAAGAAAAACCAGACTCCCATGACATCCCTCGGGTCAGTCAGTACCGCCTTGCTGCGCACCTGGGGTCAGCCCTTGTTCTTTACTGTGGCAGCTTGTGGACTtcactctctctgctgctccctcagcACAAG TTGCCTGAAACCCGTCAACTCCTGCAGTTGAGACAATTTGCTCATGGAACAGCAGGCCTAGTGTTCCTTACGGCTCTCTCAG GGGCTTTTGTAGCAGGGCTGGATGCTGGGCTTGTTTACAACTCCTTCCCTAAGATGGGAGAATCTTGGATCCCAGATGATCTTTTTACCTTTTCCCCCATCCTGAGGAATGTTTTTGAGAATCCCACCATGGTGCAGTTTGATCACCGGATTCTG ggAATCACTTCGGTTACTGCCATTACAGTGCTCTACTTCCTCTCCCGGAGAGTCCCCCTTCCTCGAAGGACCAGGGTGGCAGTGGGGACTCTGCTAGCTTTGGCATATACCCAG GCAGGCTTGGGCATTAGCACTCTGCTGATGTATGTCCCGACTCCCTTGGCTGCCACTCACCAGTCAGGCTCCCTGGCTCTGCTCAGCGTTGCCCTTTGGCTCATGAATGAACTCCGAAGAGTCCCAAGATAA